From the Thermovirga lienii DSM 17291 genome, one window contains:
- a CDS encoding Site-specific DNA-methyltransferase (adenine-specific) (PFAM: DNA methylase~COGs: COG2189 Adenine specific DNA methylase Mod~InterPro IPR002295: IPR002052: IPR002941~KEGG: bpt:Bpet4236 type III restriction system methylase~PFAM: DNA methylase N-4/N-6 domain protein~PRIAM: Site-specific DNA-methyltransferase (adenine-specific)~SPTR: Type III restriction system methylase), producing MSLKKITPDSPEAKSADLIAENIEKLKTLFPELITEGPEGISVNVDVLKQLVGDKTVTDCDEKYGLNWFGKRRARQLALTPSTGTLRPAPEDSENWDTTQNIFIEGDNLEVLKLLQKSYAGKVKLIYIDPPYNTGKDFVYKDDFRDNIKNYKRLTGQVDEEGSPLTTNTETSGRFHTDWLNMMYPRLKLARNLLRDDGVICISADDSEASNLRKVCDEVFGEEQFVAQFTWETKRAARGVPPKNLLMHTHEYIICYARIADNVRFRGLDRDESDFANPDNDPRGLWRSESMKATGSQDNYFTITDPKTGNKFYGNWAFSESTVKKMIDDGLVLFPKSKDGVPRQKKFFDSYTNETKAAITALGWHSTENSTKQLMAMFDQQKVFDFPKPLSLIKFIVEQLSTDKDIVVDFFAGSGTTGHVVMAQNAADGGNRRYILVQLPEPLDPEKKEQKVAAEYCDKLGKPRTIAELTKERLRRAAKKIKEEYPDWNGDTGFRVFKLDSSNIKAWNPRPEDLEASLLDSVEHIEEGRTEADLLYELLLKLGLDLCVPIEQRQIAGKTVYSIGGGVLMACLDNTITTEQTEALGQGIVEWHKELAPAGDTTCVFLDNAFENDVAKSNLASILEQGGIPNVRSL from the coding sequence ATGAGTTTGAAGAAAATTACACCGGATAGCCCGGAAGCTAAGTCAGCTGACCTGATTGCTGAGAATATTGAAAAACTGAAAACTCTGTTCCCAGAACTGATCACTGAAGGTCCAGAAGGAATTTCAGTCAACGTAGATGTGCTTAAACAATTGGTAGGAGATAAGACTGTCACTGATTGTGATGAAAAATACGGCCTTAACTGGTTTGGCAAGCGTCGCGCCCGCCAGCTTGCGTTGACTCCCAGCACAGGAACCCTACGACCAGCACCAGAGGATAGCGAAAATTGGGATACCACCCAAAATATTTTTATTGAAGGAGACAACCTTGAGGTTCTCAAATTACTGCAAAAGAGCTACGCAGGCAAGGTGAAGCTCATTTACATTGATCCCCCTTACAACACAGGCAAGGATTTCGTTTACAAGGATGACTTCCGAGACAATATTAAAAACTACAAGCGGCTTACTGGACAGGTGGACGAGGAAGGCTCGCCATTGACCACAAATACCGAGACAAGTGGGCGGTTTCATACAGATTGGTTGAATATGATGTACCCAAGGTTGAAATTGGCACGTAATTTGTTACGAGATGATGGTGTGATATGCATATCAGCAGACGATAGTGAAGCAAGCAACCTGCGGAAAGTTTGTGACGAAGTATTCGGGGAGGAACAGTTTGTTGCACAGTTCACGTGGGAAACCAAGCGGGCGGCGCGCGGTGTGCCACCAAAGAATCTATTGATGCATACACACGAGTATATTATCTGTTATGCGCGTATAGCGGACAATGTCAGGTTTAGGGGATTAGATCGAGATGAATCTGATTTTGCTAACCCAGACAATGATCCGCGCGGCCTGTGGCGTTCAGAGAGTATGAAAGCAACTGGTAGTCAGGATAACTACTTCACCATAACGGATCCTAAAACTGGTAACAAGTTTTATGGCAATTGGGCGTTTTCAGAATCGACTGTAAAGAAGATGATTGATGATGGGCTCGTGTTATTCCCGAAATCTAAGGATGGGGTGCCACGGCAGAAGAAATTTTTCGATTCGTATACAAATGAAACAAAGGCTGCCATTACTGCACTTGGGTGGCATTCAACCGAAAATTCCACAAAGCAGCTTATGGCAATGTTTGATCAACAAAAGGTGTTTGATTTTCCGAAACCATTGAGTCTTATCAAATTCATTGTTGAGCAGCTATCAACGGACAAAGACATAGTTGTGGATTTCTTTGCTGGTTCCGGCACAACCGGTCATGTTGTCATGGCTCAGAACGCAGCCGACGGAGGCAACCGTCGCTACATCCTGGTTCAGCTTCCTGAGCCACTTGATCCGGAAAAGAAAGAACAAAAAGTTGCTGCAGAATATTGTGACAAGCTGGGGAAACCCCGCACCATTGCGGAACTCACCAAGGAGCGCCTCCGCCGCGCCGCAAAAAAGATTAAAGAAGAATATCCTGATTGGAATGGAGATACCGGCTTTCGCGTCTTCAAACTTGACAGTTCCAATATCAAGGCCTGGAACCCCAGACCTGAGGACCTGGAAGCGAGTCTGTTGGACAGTGTAGAACATATAGAAGAAGGTCGCACTGAGGCAGATCTGCTTTACGAATTGTTGCTGAAGTTGGGGCTGGATTTATGTGTGCCCATTGAGCAAAGGCAAATTGCCGGTAAAACCGTTTATTCCATTGGAGGCGGCGTGCTCATGGCCTGCCTGGATAACACAATCACCACTGAGCAAACCGAGGCTTTGGGCCAAGGTATAGTGGAATGGCACAAGGAACTTGCGCCAGCTGGGGATACTACCTGTGTTTTTCTCGATAATGCCTTTGAGAACGATGTTGCAAAGTCCAACCTTGCCTCTATTCTAGAGCAAGGCGGCATCCCTAATGTGCGAAGCCTCTAG
- a CDS encoding hypothetical protein (KEGG: dac:Daci_4206 hypothetical protein~SPTR: Putative uncharacterized protein) produces MICERIIDCLGLPVNTRIDQRVPKDVLSDQAAATASDRRLVKDGIDSLIWLVSLKPSNIGVPSYVDDQREYLEIAILQLRTRDLASKGAGLTRVTELLHRAIPYPVLLIVEGEETFLSVAHKRWSQNEKDKMVLEDNYPHSSVITENVPEAFWGDLALDRQPKASLLALYQGWLACLVALDAWRETGRYCLFRDIDQLPQQRQQLHEVRELANEIARLRKQATKERQIARQVELNLQIKRLEAERKALLNSLRGGVH; encoded by the coding sequence ATGATCTGCGAGCGTATTATCGATTGTTTGGGACTTCCCGTAAACACTAGGATAGATCAGCGCGTGCCTAAGGACGTACTTTCCGATCAAGCTGCTGCAACAGCTTCTGACCGGCGTCTGGTCAAGGACGGCATCGATTCTCTAATCTGGCTGGTCAGTCTCAAGCCTAGCAATATCGGTGTGCCTAGCTATGTTGATGACCAAAGGGAGTATTTGGAAATTGCTATTTTGCAATTGCGAACTCGCGATTTGGCAAGCAAAGGAGCGGGTTTGACGCGAGTGACGGAGTTGTTGCACCGCGCTATTCCATACCCGGTGTTGCTGATTGTCGAAGGAGAGGAAACCTTTTTATCTGTTGCACATAAGCGGTGGTCACAGAACGAAAAAGACAAAATGGTGCTGGAAGACAATTATCCGCACAGCTCGGTTATTACTGAGAATGTTCCAGAAGCATTCTGGGGAGACCTAGCGCTGGATCGTCAACCTAAGGCAAGTCTGCTGGCTCTATATCAAGGCTGGCTCGCCTGTTTAGTGGCGTTGGATGCATGGCGCGAAACCGGCCGTTACTGTTTGTTTCGAGATATTGATCAACTACCGCAACAACGACAACAGTTGCATGAGGTACGCGAACTGGCCAATGAAATCGCCCGGTTGCGCAAACAGGCAACCAAAGAGCGCCAAATTGCCCGGCAGGTGGAGTTGAATTTGCAAATAAAACGGCTTGAGGCCGAACGAAAAGCCCTGTTAAATAGTTTAAGGGGAGGAGTCCATTAA